Sequence from the Streptomyces peucetius genome:
GGAACCTGCTTTCGTCTGGATCCACACGTGCGCGCCGGAGGACTGGGTGAACACCCGCTGCCACGGGTTGGCCGCATAGGTGAGGAACGCCCCGGCGAGCAGCAGGGAGACGATGATCCCGGCGGTCGCCAGGACCAGGAACAGCGCCTCGCCGCGACGCACCCGCAGATCGGCCCGCACCCACAGCGCCACGGCACGCATAGTTCAGCCCCCGAGTTCCAGCGTTCCGGACACACCGCCACGGCGCGGGCCTTCGCGGCCGAGTACGGTGTCGTCGACGATCCGGCCGTCGAAGAGGCTGATGACCCGATCCGCGGCGCTTGCCATCCGAGCGTCGTGGGTGACGAGCACGATGGTCTGACCGCGCTGATGGAAGCGGGAGAGCAGCCGCAGGACTTCGCGGGTGCCTTTGCTGTCCAGACTGCCGGCGGGCTCGTCGGCGAGGAGCAGGGCGGGGTGGTTGACCAGGGCGCGGGCAAGAGCGACGCGCTGCTGCTCGCCACCGGAGAGCTCGCCGGGCATGCTGTTCTCCTTGCCCTCCAGGCCGAGCTCGGCGAGGAGCTCGGCGCGATCCTCCCGTGCGTGCCGCGCCGTCTTGCCGGCCAGCAGCGCGGGCAGATCGACGTTGTCCGCCACCGTCAGGTGGGAGACCAGGTTGAAGAACTGGAAGACGATGCCGATGCTGCGTCGGCGCAGCACGGCCCAGCGGGCCTCGCTGTAGCCGTCGACCCGCCGGCCGTCGAGCCAGATGCGCCCGCTGTCGGGCCGGTCGAGTCCGCCGAGGAGGTGGAGGAGCGTCGACTTGCCCGCTCCGGAGGGGCCGGTCACCGCGAGGAACTCGCCGCGCCCCACACCCATATCGACCCCGCGCACGGCCCTGACTGCGGCGCCCTCGGTCTGGTGCGTTTTGACCAGGCCCTCTGCCCGCAGAAGAGGCTCGGCCTCGGTGGATTCCTTCCCGCCGCTCGGGGAGACGGTCTCGTCGGCGCCGCTCCCGGAAGACGCCTCGCGATTCATTCCAGCTCCTCCTGACAGCGCTCCAACCAGTCGAGGTCCGCCTGCAGGTGCAGCATCGCCCCTTCGATGAGCAGTTGCGCGAGCCGGTTGTCCCGGTCCTCGGTCGCTGCCAGCTTCGACAGATCACGCATGGTGTTGAGGTAGTGG
This genomic interval carries:
- a CDS encoding ABC transporter ATP-binding protein; the protein is MNREASSGSGADETVSPSGGKESTEAEPLLRAEGLVKTHQTEGAAVRAVRGVDMGVGRGEFLAVTGPSGAGKSTLLHLLGGLDRPDSGRIWLDGRRVDGYSEARWAVLRRRSIGIVFQFFNLVSHLTVADNVDLPALLAGKTARHAREDRAELLAELGLEGKENSMPGELSGGEQQRVALARALVNHPALLLADEPAGSLDSKGTREVLRLLSRFHQRGQTIVLVTHDARMASAADRVISLFDGRIVDDTVLGREGPRRGGVSGTLELGG